The sequence below is a genomic window from Streptosporangium lutulentum.
GGGGGAGGGCGAGGTCTACAGCTACGTCGTGCACCACCATCCGCCGGTTCCCGGACGCGAGACGCCGTTCGTGGTCGCGGTGGTGGAGTTGCCGGAGGGCGTGCGCCTCGTGGGCAACGTACTGGAATGTGAACCTTCCGAAGTGGGTATCGGTATGCCGGTGCGTGTGACGTATCGCCAGATGGACGACGAGCTGATCCTGCCCATGTGGGTCCCCCGGGAGGCGTGATGCGGACACTTACCGACGACGAGGTCGAGATCGGCACGGTTCTTCCCGATCTCGCGATCGATCTGAGTCCCACGTTGATCGTCTCGACCGCGCTGGCGACGATGGACTTCACATCGGTCCACCACGATGTCGAGGGTGCCAGGGCACAGGGGTCGAAGGACATCTTCCTCAACATCCTGACCACGATGGGCCTCGTCGAGCGCTATGTCACCGACTGGGCGGGCCCCGAGGCGATCCTCCGCGGCATCAACGTCAGGCTCGGCGCCCCCGCCTACGCGGGCGACAAGCTGACCTTCACCGGCGCCGTGGTCGCGCGGGAGGACGACGGGTTCGTCGTCGAGGTCCGGGGCAGGGTCAGCCTCGGCGACCACGCCTCCGGAACGGTCAGGCTCGTCCTCCCCCGTCGCTGACGGCGATCCCCCTCGCAGAAAGGTTCCATCAGCGTGGTCTCCTTTTCGGGGAGTACGGCCGTCGCCGGCATCGGCGCGACCGAGTTCTCCAAGCAGTCGGGCCGGTCCGAGCTCCAGCTCGCCGCCGAGGCGGTGTTCGCCGCGCTGAACGACGCGGGCCTGACGCCGTCGGACGTGGACGGGCTGGTGACCTACACCCAGGACGGCAACGACGAGATCGCCGTGGCCCGTGAGGTGGGCATCGGCGACCTGTCGTTCTTCTCCCGCGTCCACTACGGCGGCGGCGCGGCCTGCGGCACGGTGCTGCACGCGGCGATGGCGGTCGCCACCGGAGTCGCCGAGACCGTGGTCTGCTACCGCGCGTTCAACGAGCGCTCGGGGCGCAGGTTCGGCCAGCCCGACGCCCGGATCGGAGGCGAGCCCTCGTCCCAGGGACTTGAGATGAGCTGGCACGTGCCGTACGGGCTGATGACCCCGGCGGCCTGGGTCGCCATGTTCGCCCAGCGGTACATGCACGCGTACGGCGCGAAATCCGAGGACTTCGGCAGGGTCGCGGTGGCCATGCGCCGGCATGCCGCCACCAATCCCGCCGCGTGGTTCCACCGGCGGCCGATCACCCTGGAGGAGCACCAGGCCTCCCGGTGGAT
It includes:
- a CDS encoding lipid-transfer protein codes for the protein MVSFSGSTAVAGIGATEFSKQSGRSELQLAAEAVFAALNDAGLTPSDVDGLVTYTQDGNDEIAVAREVGIGDLSFFSRVHYGGGAACGTVLHAAMAVATGVAETVVCYRAFNERSGRRFGQPDARIGGEPSSQGLEMSWHVPYGLMTPAAWVAMFAQRYMHAYGAKSEDFGRVAVAMRRHAATNPAAWFHRRPITLEEHQASRWIVEPLHLLDCCQESDGAVALVVTSAERARDLRRSPALIAGAAQGAGSGQMMMTSYYRDDMTGLSEMGVVGRRLWDQTGLGPSDVQTAILYDHFTPFVLTQLEELGFCGRGEARDFLAGGGIEIDGHLPVNPHGGQLGEAYIHGMNGIAEAVRQIRGTSVNQVADVRNVLVTAGTGVPTSGLILSAE
- a CDS encoding MaoC/PaaZ C-terminal domain-containing protein; its protein translation is MRTLTDDEVEIGTVLPDLAIDLSPTLIVSTALATMDFTSVHHDVEGARAQGSKDIFLNILTTMGLVERYVTDWAGPEAILRGINVRLGAPAYAGDKLTFTGAVVAREDDGFVVEVRGRVSLGDHASGTVRLVLPRR